The Acidimicrobiales bacterium genome has a segment encoding these proteins:
- a CDS encoding nuclear transport factor 2 family protein, whose amino-acid sequence MTALEAEVGALRAALGDIGDERAIEALMVSYHVACDHPTDKGNQVAALFTEDGRWESVGAHGNPAWAAVGREALIPKFDRNHERMPFAVHHLTGGRIVLAGDGAAATRTARGDWTYFQACTYRGTTPLWISGAYHVAFRREPSVAGGRWLITHLQVENHFTTPFDRGWVEVPHVATP is encoded by the coding sequence GTGACAGCACTGGAGGCCGAGGTCGGTGCCCTGCGGGCCGCGCTGGGCGACATCGGGGACGAGCGGGCGATCGAGGCGTTGATGGTCTCCTACCACGTCGCCTGCGACCATCCGACGGACAAGGGGAACCAGGTCGCTGCGCTGTTCACCGAGGACGGGCGGTGGGAGAGCGTCGGGGCGCACGGCAACCCGGCATGGGCGGCCGTGGGCCGGGAGGCGCTGATCCCCAAGTTCGACCGCAACCACGAGCGCATGCCGTTCGCCGTCCACCACCTCACCGGCGGCCGCATCGTGCTGGCCGGCGACGGCGCAGCGGCCACCCGCACCGCCCGGGGCGACTGGACCTACTTCCAGGCCTGCACGTACCGGGGAACCACGCCGCTGTGGATCTCCGGCGCCTACCACGTGGCGTTCCGCCGGGAACCGTCCGTCGCCGGCGGCCGCTGGCTGATCACCCACCTGCAGGTGGAGAACCACTTCACGACACCCTTCGACCGAGGGTGGGTCGAGGTGCCCCACGTCGCCACACCGTGA
- a CDS encoding aromatic ring-hydroxylating dioxygenase subunit alpha has translation MSTTQTLPIPPFALAAGRRLLADADGCADPVAGARLLPRSAYVDPDVFEFEKHTVFSREWLCIAHENEVPEPGDVLALTVVDEPLLVVRGADGDVRVLSATCQHRGHPLFDGLAALGEDAGCVKAKRLTCPYHGWVYNLDGRLAAAPTMQETTPVETLRATVALPSVRSEVFHGLVFVNFDDDATPLAPTLGKLDAELTTFGLPDLSAMPGSTRTGLGWNWKLHHDNALEPYHTAYVHKGVHEAAPATNARFCDFERGDGQVMHPTYLVSEDASLDNVSGARLTAAIPGLGDEQRKRVMFASVPPLLFAILQPTFVSLSFVLPVAHDEIALRRVDLYPKVAVEEEGFAEAYAAQQARKKVAITQDQTTLRALQRGYRSRFAPRGPLSWLEATIPQMSSWILDSYTAGLAAAEASLPEVPVELAPGAH, from the coding sequence GTGAGTACCACGCAGACGCTCCCGATCCCGCCCTTCGCCCTGGCTGCCGGCCGCCGCCTGCTCGCCGACGCCGACGGGTGCGCCGACCCGGTGGCGGGCGCCCGCCTGCTGCCGCGCTCCGCCTACGTCGACCCCGACGTCTTCGAGTTCGAGAAGCACACCGTGTTCTCCCGCGAGTGGTTGTGCATCGCCCACGAGAACGAGGTGCCGGAGCCCGGCGACGTGCTCGCGCTCACCGTCGTCGACGAGCCGCTCCTGGTCGTGCGGGGCGCCGACGGCGACGTGCGGGTGCTGTCGGCCACCTGCCAGCACCGGGGCCACCCGCTCTTCGACGGGCTCGCCGCGCTCGGCGAGGACGCCGGCTGCGTCAAGGCCAAGCGGTTGACCTGCCCGTACCACGGCTGGGTCTACAACCTCGACGGGCGCCTGGCGGCGGCGCCCACCATGCAGGAGACCACGCCGGTCGAGACGCTGCGCGCCACCGTGGCGCTGCCCTCGGTGCGGTCCGAGGTGTTCCACGGCCTGGTCTTCGTCAACTTCGACGACGACGCCACCCCGCTGGCCCCGACGCTCGGCAAGCTCGACGCCGAGCTGACCACGTTCGGCCTCCCGGACCTGTCCGCCATGCCCGGCTCCACGCGCACGGGCCTGGGCTGGAACTGGAAGCTGCACCACGACAACGCGCTGGAGCCGTACCACACGGCCTACGTGCACAAGGGCGTCCACGAGGCGGCGCCGGCGACGAACGCCCGGTTCTGCGACTTCGAGCGGGGCGACGGGCAGGTCATGCACCCGACCTACCTCGTGTCCGAGGACGCCAGCCTCGACAACGTGTCCGGTGCCCGGCTGACGGCCGCCATCCCGGGCCTCGGCGACGAGCAGCGCAAGCGGGTGATGTTCGCCTCGGTGCCCCCGCTGTTGTTCGCCATCCTGCAGCCGACGTTCGTGTCGCTCTCGTTCGTGCTGCCGGTCGCCCATGACGAGATCGCCCTCCGCCGCGTCGACCTCTACCCGAAGGTCGCGGTCGAGGAGGAGGGGTTCGCCGAGGCCTACGCCGCCCAGCAGGCCCGCAAGAAGGTGGCCATCACCCAGGACCAGACCACGCTGCGGGCCCTCCAGCGGGGCTACCGGTCCCGGTTCGCGCCCCGGGGCCCGCTGTCGTGGCTGGAGGCGACGATCCCACAGATGAGCTCGTGGATCCTCGACAGCTACACCGCCGGGCTGGCGGCGGCCGAGGCATCGCTCCCCGAGGTGCCGGTCGAACTGGCGCCCGGTGCCCACTGA